The DNA window ATGATCGACGCGCTGAAATCAGGCCACATCCGACACGCCGGGCTCGACGTTTTCAATATCGAGCCGCTGCCGTCGGACCATCCGCTGACGAAACTACCGAACGTGACACTGTCGGCGCATTCGGCCTTCCGCACGCCCGAGGCAAATGAAAATCTGATCAGCGCGGCATGGGCGCATTGCCGGCGGATCGCGAAGGGCTAGCGCCGCACGCTCCAATACCTTCTCCCCTTGTGGGAGAAGGTGGCGCGGATACCATCCGCGCCGGATAAGGGGTCTGCGTCCGCGGATAGAGACCCCTCACCCGGCTCAATCTCGCTCCGCTCGATTTCGCCACCCTCTCCCACAAGGGGAGAGGGTAAGAAATTACTCGACCATCTCCGCGACCGCCTTACCGAGCCAACGGATCGCCGCGAAGCGCCGCCCGATGACAGGCTCCGCGAAGCAATCCATTCTTCCTTTGCGGCCTTATGGATTGCTTCGTTCCTCGCAATGACGGGAAAAGCGGAACTCCCGAATATCAGAACTTGTAGGTGATGCCGGTTCCGATCAGCCACGGGTCGAGATTGACCTTGCCGGTGACCGGCAAGGTTCCTGCGAGCGTGCCGCTCCAGTCCGGGCGCAACCAGATCTTTTTGATGTCGACGTTCAGACCGACATGCTGGTCGATCATGTAGTCGAAACCGATCTGCGCAACTGGAGCAGCCGTATTGTGCAGGTCGCTGGAGGTGACGATCGTGCCGGCATTATTGAAAGCGTTGCCGGCCGACTGGCTAAAGAAAACCGTATAGTTCACGCCCGCGCCGATATAGGGCTTGAACGCGCCGAACTCGGTAAAGTGATATTGCAGCGTCAGCGTCGGCGGAAGCAGCCAGGCTTTGCCGACATCAAGGCCAGCCGTTGCCGGAACGCCGGTACCTGTCACGTCATGACGGGTGGCACCGAGAATAAGTTCGGCTGCGATATTGCGCGTGAAAAAGTAGGAAATATCCAATTCCGGAATGACCGCATCCGATGTCTTCACGCCCGATCCCGGTACCTGGTCCACCGAGCCCGAATCCCGCGTGATGACGCCAAGCGCGCGCAGACGAATCATCCAGGGATTCCAGGCTTCGACCGCCGGCGCCTTGACGTAGGGTGCCGCAGCGGGCAGGTCGGCCGCTGAGCCGGCTGCCGCAAATCCCAACAGGCCGGCAGCCAAAGCGAGCGACGAGACCGCAGTTCTTGTTTTTATCTTCATGAAAGTCCCCAACAGCTGCCAGTACGAACGATTTCGCACCGGCTGACTTTCACAAAGGCTGACCTGCCGATCGGAGAAATTGCGCTCGATCAAATCGCCGGTTCTCTTCGTCCGAATCCTCGCGACTGTTGCGCCGCCGACACACAGCGGGCGTTCAGCGTTCCGCACGCCCGAAGCGAACGAAAATCTGATCAGCGCGGCATGGGCGCATTGCCGAAGGATTGCGAGGGGCTGAAAATGGCCGGGATAGCGTAGGGTGGGCAAAGACGCCCTTCGCGCCGTGCCCACCATCTATCATTCGCTCGTTGTCACGAACGGTGGGCACGCTTCGCTTTGCCCACCCTACGACTGCGTCCGCGGATAGAGACCCCTCACCCGGCTCAATCTCGCTCCGCTCGATTTCGCCACCCTCTCCCACAAGGGGAGAGGATAAGAAATCACTCCACCATCTCGGCGACCGCCTTGCCGCAGGCCGTGGTGTCGGCGTTGCCGCCGAGATCGCGCGTGCGCAGCGTGCGCTCGCCGAGCGTGCGCTCGATCGCGGCCACGATCGAGGCCGCGGCAGTCTTCTCGCCGAGATGCTCCAGCATCATCGCGCCAGACCAGATCATGCCGATCGGGTTGGCGATGCCCTGCCCCGCGATATCGGGCGCCGAGCCGTGCACCGGTTCGAACACCGACGGGAAGTTGCCTTCGGGATTGATATTGCCTGACGGCGCGATGCCGATGGTGCCGGTGCAGGCGGGACCGAGATCCGAGAGAATGTCACCGAACAGGTTCGAGCCGACGACGACGTCGAACCAATCCGGGTGCAGCACGAAATTCGCGGTCAGAATATCGATGTGATATTTGTCCCACTTCACCTTGGGATAGCTCTTCGCCATCGCCTCCACGCGCTCGTCCCAATAAGGCATGGTGATGGAAATGCCGTTGGACTTCGTCGCCGAGGTCAGATGCTTCTTCGGCCGCGACTGCGCCAGTTCGAACGCGAACTTCAGGATGCGATCGACGCCGATGCGCGTCATCACGGTCTGCTGGGTGACGAATTCACGGTCGGTATCCGGGAACATCCGGCCTCCGACCGACGAATACTCGCCCTCGGTGTTTTCGCGCACCACCCAAAAATCGATATCGCCGGGTTTGCGATTGGCGAGCGGCGATGGCACGCCCGGCATCAGCCGCACCGGCCGAAGATTGACGTACTGATCGAATTCCCGGCGGAACTTGATCAGCGATCCCCACAAGGAAATGTGATCGGGAATTTTGGCGGGCCAGCCGACCGCGCCGAAATAGATCGCATCGTGCTTGCCGATTTTTTCCTTCCAGTCCTCCGGCATCATCTCGCCGTGCTTTTCGTAGTAGTCGTATGAGGCGAAGTCGAAATGGTCGAAATGCACGGCAACACCATGCTTTTTTGCGGCCGCTTCCAGCACCCGCAGCCCTTCCGGGACCACTTCCTTGCCGATGCCATCGCCGGGAATGACCGCAATCCGGTATTGCTTTTTTGCATTGCTCATCGACAGATCCCTTCCGTATTGCCGCGCCGGCGACATCGCTTTTTTGACGGGATTGCAATGGACCAAAGTCCGCCGCGGTGCAACGCTGCAGTGCAATGTTGACCTGTTTAATGGCGACAGCCTAACAGTTCAAAATCCACCGACGACACCCATCAGGCCCCCAAACCAAGAGAGCAATTCCATGGATCTTCATTTGCGCGGCAAGCGCGTCCTGATCACCGGCGCGTCGAAGGGCATTGGCGCGGCCGCGGCCGAGGCCTTTGCCGAGGAAGGCTGCGATCTCCTGCTGGCTGCGCGCAGCGGCGATCAACTGAAAGCGCTTACCGAACGGCTGCGGTCGGCGCACCAGATCGACGCGTCAGCGCATGTCGTCGACCTGCGCAAACCCGAAGACATCGCCCGGCTCGCGCAAGCCGCCTCCGAGATCGATATCCTCGTCAACAATGCCGGCGACATTCCCGGCGGTTCGATCGACAAGATCGATGAAGCGACCTGGCGTCACGCCTGGGAGCTGAAGGTGTTCGGCTACATCAATCTCACGCGCGCCATCTACGCGCAGATGAAGGCGCGCGGACATGGCGTCATCGTCAATGATATCGGCGCCGCCGGCGAAAAATTCGATGCCAATTATATCTGCGGCAGCGCCGGCAATGCTGCGCTGATGGCGTTCACCCGCGCGCTCGGCGGCAAGAGCCTCGCCGACAATATCCGGGTCGTCGGCATCAATCCCGGCCCGGTCGGTACCGACCGCCATGTCACGCTGCTGAAGACCCGGGCGAAAAACCAGTTCGGCGACGAAAACCGCTACAAGGAGTTTCAAAAAGGTCTGCCGCTCGGCCGCCCCGCCCATGCGCGTGAGATCGGCGACCTCATGGCATTCCTTGCCTCCGACCGCTCCGGCTATACCTCGGGCGTGATCTACACCGTCGATGGTGGCATCAGCGCAGGCTGGGGTTAGCTCATCTGACCGCCGTCATTACGAGCGCAAACTCAACGCGGCCAAGGCCCCGTCATTCCGGGATGGTGCGTAGCACCAGACCCGGAATCTCGAGATTCTCCGATGTGCAATTGCACATCGTAGTTCGATGCTACGCATCGCCCCGGAATGACGGTGAAACTTTAAATCCGCTCCACCAACTGCCGGATCAGCGTCGTAATCCTCCCCTTCGCCGCCATCATTTCATGCATGATGGTGAAATGATCGGCACCGGGGATCTCCTCATAGGTCACGGGCAAACCGTATCTGGCGCGATGACCGGCGAAATCGGCGGTCTGTTTGCGCAACAGTGGCAACTCCGCGCTGCCGACGACCAGTGACAGCGGTTTCATTGGACCATCGGCTTGCATGATCGGCGAATTGCGGCACGACATCGCCTCATCCAGCCCGAGCTTGACGTTGAGATAGCTGTGGCGGATCGGCTCGAGATCGTAGATGCCTGATATCGCCATTCCCGCCCTCACCTTCGGATGCGACAGCGCCATCGATGTCAGATGTCCGCCAGCCGACCATCCGGACACCACGATCCCGCTCGCCGCAGCGCCGAGCGCGGGCAATTGTCCGGTGAGATAATCGATGCCCGCGTGGATCTCGGCAACGATCTGGTCGAGCGTTGCGTCCGGCGCCAACGTATAGCCGATCAGCGCGACATTGATGCCATGCGCCATCGAACCTTCGGCGAAGATCGTGAAGACCTCCTTCGATCGGTGCTGCCAATAACCGCCATGGATGAACAACAGCGTCGGCGCGTTCTCCGCGGCTTTCAGGAAATCAATCCGGTTACGCTCGCGCGGGCCATATCTGAGGTCGAGATGGCCAGCGTGCCGCTTGCGCACATCGCCAGAACGCTGCTCCCAGCCGGTGACCAGTTCGGTGCTTCCGGCCACCGCCATGCTGTTGTTGAGGCCAAGGTCGCGATCTTCCTGGCTCATTTTGCGCCAGTCGGGCGCGTCGAACGGCGTCGTCATATGCAAAAGCTCCGATAGTGACCAACGTTGCCACCCTGCCGGAAAATGTTCTACAGCACCACCCAATAGGCTGCACGAACGGGAGAGCTACGTGGCAGATCAGGGATTGGTTCGGGAAACGGCGTGTGCCGTCGTCGACAAACTGAATTCGGGCGAAGTCACGCCGCTCGATCTGCTCGACGTGCTGGAAAAGCGGATCGCGGAAGTCGACGACAGGGTCAACGCGCTGCCGACATTGTGCTTCGACCGCGCCCGTGCGCACGCCAAAACCTTGATGAAAAAACCTGCCGGCGATCGCGGCCTGCTCGCGGGCCTGCCGATCCCGATCAAGGATCTGACCAATGTCGAGGGCGTGCTGACAACACAGGGTTCTCCGATCTACCGGAATAACGTTCCGGCACGCTCGGACATTCTGGTCGAACATCTCGAAAACAATGGCGGCATTATTTACGCCAAATCGAATACGCCGGAGTTCGGCGCCGGCGCCAACACCTTCAACGAAGTCTTTGGCGCAACGCGCAACCCCTGGGACACGTCACGATCCGCGGCCGGCTCTTCGGGCGGCGCAGCCGTGGCGCTCGCAACCGGCACGGCGTGGCTCGCCCACGGCTCCGACATGGGCGGTTCGCTGCGCAACCCCGCGAGTTTCTGCGGCGTCGTCGGCATGCGGCCGAGCATCGGCCGGGTCGCGCATAGCCCCGCCTTCAAGATCGATCGCAATCTGACGGTGCACGGCCCAATGGCCCGCAATGTCGAGGATCTTGCGCTATTGCTCGATGCGATGAGCGGCGAACATCCGGCCGACCCGTTGTCGCTGCCATTGTTGCCGACGTCCTTCCTGTCGGCCGCGCGATCCGGAAAGAAGCCAAAACGCATCGCCTATTCGCCCGATCTCGGCATCACGCCGGTTGACCCTGAAGTCGCCGCCATCACCCGCAAGGCCGCGGAGCGTTTCGCCGAGGCCGGCGCGATCGTGGAAGAAGCGCATCCCGACCTGCGCGAGGCCCACGAATGTTTCCATGTGCTGCGCGCCTTTGATTTCGCGATCAGCAAGGCGGCCCTGCTGCGCAGCAAACGTGACCAGCTCAAGCCCGAGGTGATCTGGAATATCGAGGAAGGCCTCAAGCTGACGGTCGAGCAGATCGAGCGCGCGGAAGCGCAGCGGGTCGCGATGAGCGCACGCACGCTCGAATTCTTCAACACCTATGATCTCTTGCTCGCACCCGCGACCATCGTCCCTCCATTCCCCGTCGAAAACCGCTACGTCGCCGAATGCGCCGGCAAGAAGTTCGACAATTATGTCGAATGGCTCGGCATCGTCTACGCGATCACGCTGGTGTGCTGCCCGGCATTGTCATTGCCGTGCGGCTTCACCGCTTCAGGCCTGCCGGTCGGACTCCAGGTGGTGGCGCCGCCGCGTGGCGACGCACAGCTTCTCGCCGGCGCAAAGGTGCTGGAAGACATTCTGGGCGTGCGTGGCACGACGCCGATTGATCCGAGGGCGCCAAAGTAACGCCCGACTGGCCGCGATCTGAACGCTAGACTGTCATGGACGCGCGGCCCCGGCCGCTTTGATTGCAGCCGACAGCGCCAATTTGGTCTGTTCTACGATATCCTCGACCAGTTCCTCTCGGCTGACGTTGGCAGCCTGTCCGGTGAGCAGCCCCTGCTCCGCCAACATCACTACCCCGTGTAACGCGGCCCAGATGATCAGGGCGTGCCGTTCGCGTAACAACCCGACCGCCGGAGCTTCCATAGCCTCGAGGAGGAGCTCGAAAGTTTCCGATGCCGCAGTATGAAGTTCGCTGTCTTTTGACGCACAGGCCATGGTTCGGGAAGCAAACATCAAGCGGTAGATTCCGTTGCGGCGAAGACCGAACTCCAAGGTGGCGCGCGCGATACGTGACAACTTTGAGCGCTTCGATGGCCTGCTGACGGACTCGCGAAGGACTGCGTTGAACTGGCGGAACGCCTCAGCAGTAACCGCCGCAAGCAAGGCCTCGCGGTCGGCGAAATGCCGGTACGGTGCCGGTTGTGAAACACCAAGATTCTTCGCTAAGGCCTTGATGCTGATGGCTTCCGGTCCCCCTCGCTCCGCTTCCTGGAGCGCGGCCCGAACCAGAGCATCCCGGAGATCTCCGTGGTGGTAGGCATTGAGCGATTTGCGGGCGGGTTGAGGCGACATCTAATGCGGTAAATCCATTATTTTTCACTTGACGCACAAGCTCGGCACGAATGTAATATGCTATAACTTAGGGGCGCAGCCAATAGCCCCGTGCCATCAAGGTAAAAATGAGGGACGCCATACCCGCGGGCTAAAGCGCGCGGAACCAAGGGAATGCTTGTGATGCCAGGAAAGCTCAAAATACACGTCGACCAGGACAAGTGTCAGGGACATGCGCGTTGCAAGTCGCTGGCGCCCGAGCTGTTCGAACTCGATGAATTCGGCAACGCGCACGAAGTGGGCGATGGCACGGTGCCAGCAGGACTGGAAGACAAGGCGTGGCTCGCCCAGACCAATTGTCCGGAGATCGCGATCGAAGTGACTGAGGAATAGACCGCGCCTGAAAGATCAGGCCGCGTTTCAGTTGAGCGAATGAAACCAGAGGAATTTGCCCTGATGTCCGATTCCACGAGCGCAACGCCCGAACATCCCCCGGTCAGCGATTGGGTTCACGATTTCGATCACACCGATCCACGCTGGACCGAGAATCCGTTTCCGATCTGGGAGCAACTGCGGTCAGAATCGCCTGTCGTCCACACCAACCGTTTCCTGGGCTGCTACCTGCCGACCACCTATGAGGCGGTCAAGGAGATCGCCTACGACACCGAGCATTTCTCCTCGCGCCGCGTGATCGTGCGCGACATCCGGCCCAAAATCACCAATACGGCGCCGCCGATCACTTCCGACCCGCCCGAGCACAAGCCCGCCAAGCAATTGCTGCTGCCGCCGTTCACGCCCGACGCCATGAAAAAGCTGGAGCCGCGGGTACGTGCCATCTGCAACGAGTTGATCGACGAATTTATCGCGGACGGGAAATGCGACGCCGCGGCGCGCTATACCCGGCACATTCCGGTTCGCGCGATCGCCCATATGCTCGGGATTCCAGAGCAGGACGGCGACCTCTTCATCAAATGGATTCACGAGATCCTGGAGCTTGGCATCAAGGACGACGATGTCTTGATGCGGGCGGTCCACGAGATGACCGCCTACTTCGCCGGTCATATCGAACATCGCAAGCAAAACCCGACCGACGACCTGATCTCGACGCTGATGAATGCCCGGGACAAGGATGGCCAGCCGCTATCCGACATGCACGTGCTGGGTTCGCTGCGGCTGCTTTTGATCGCCGGCATCGACACCACCTGGAGCGCCATCGGCTCCTCGCTGTGGCATCTGGCAAAGACGCCGGCGGATCGCGCACGCCTGATCGCGGAGCCGGCATTGATGCCGACCGCCATCGAGGAATTGCTGCGCGCTTACGCGCCGGTGACGATGGCCCGCGAGGTGATGAAGGAAACGGTCATCAGCGGCTGCCCGGTCAAGCCGGGCAACATGGTGCTGCTGTCGTTTCCGGCCGCCAATCGCGATCCCGCGATGTTTCAGGATGCTGACAAGGTCGTGATCGATCGTAAGGAAAACCGCCATGCCGCGTTCGGCCTGGGGATTCACCGCTGCGTCGGCTCCAACCTCGCCCGCATGGAAATGACGGTTGCGATCGAGGAATGGCTGAAGCGCATTCCGGATTTCCGGCTGGATCCGGCCGGTCAGGTTGCCTGGTCGGAAGGCACCGTGCGCGGACCGCGGCGACTGCCGATCTTGTTTGGAAACGCCGGCTGAACTCCCCTGATGCGGCACCGGCGAAGGAGGGTTATATCTAGCTAGCCGGGTTCACGATCTGAGCGAGATATGACCGACGACAACGACCAGCCTCCGACCAGCAAGCTCACGCGCAGCAAGGAACGCTGGGCGCGCGAGGGCCGCTTCCTCACCGGCAAGACCGCCCGGCCGGAAGAGCAACGCTTGCCGCCGGGACAGCATCTGACCCGGGACTGGCCCGTCCTTGACCTCGGCCTGATGCCGCGCATTTCGCGCGAGCGCTGGCGCCTCGACGTGTATGGCGCGGTTGCCAATTCCATCTTCTGGAATTGGGCTGAGTTCACCGCGCAGCCGCAGGCGCAATTCCTGTCCGACATTCATTGCGTCACCACATGGTCGCGCTACGATAATCGATGGGAAGGATTGGCAACCCGCGATCTGCTGATGGCCTGCCAGCCGCGCGACGAAGCACGGTTCGTCGTGCTGCACTCTCATGACGGCTATACCACCAATCTTGCCCTGGAAGATTTTGCCGCCGAAGACGCCCTGCTCGCCCATAGCTGGTCCGGCCAACCGCTCGAAGAAGAGCACGGCGGCCCGGTGCGGCTGGTAGTGCCGCATCTTTATTTCTGGAAAAGCGCCAAATGGCTGCAGAGCATCGAATTCCTCGGTGAAGATGCGCCAGGCTATTGGGAAGTTCGCGGCTATCATCACCGCGGCGATCCGTGGCAGGAACAACGTTATTCCGGCGACTGAAAGTGCCGCGCTAGATCTTTGGTTTGACACGTTTTCTTCACGCGAACTGGTATCCACTTCGCTCGAAAACGGGACCCTAATGGAGAACAGCCGTGCCGCATGAACGCTTTCAATTCACGGGCTCGGAAGGCCAGCAACTGGCCGCGGCTCTGGATACGCCGGACGGCGCCATTCATGCTTACGCGCTGTTCGCCCACTGCTTCACCTGTGGCAAGGACGTGCTCGCTGCCAAGCGCATCGCCGTCGCCCTGGCTGCAAAAGGCATCGCGGTGCTGCGGTTCGACTTCACCGGCCTTGGTTCCAGCGAGGGCGATTTCGCCAATTCGACATTTTCATCGAACGTCGCCGATCTCGTCCGCGCGGCCGATCATCTGCGGCAGACCCGCAAGGCGCCGGCGATCCTGATCGGTCACAGCCTTGGCGGCGCCGCGATCCTGGCAGCCGCAGAGCACATTCCAGATGCCAAGGCGGTCGTCACCATCGCCGCTCCTTCCGATCCCGCGCACGTCACCAGCTTGTTCAAGGATAGCGTCGAGGACATCCGCAAGCTTGGAACGGTGGAAGTCTCACTCGCCGGGCGGCCGTTCAGGATCAAGCGCGAATTTCTTGACGACATCGCCGAGCATGGCCTGATGGCGCATGTCGCAAAGCTGCACAAGGCGCTGCTGATCATGCATGCGCCAGCCGACGACACCGTCAGTATCGACAACGCGACCAAAATTTTCGTCACGGCCAAACATCCCAAGAGCTTTGTCTCGCTGGCCGACTCCGATCATTTGCTGACCGGCAAACGAGACGCGGCCTATGTCGCCGATGTCATTGCCGCCTGGGCGGAGCGTTATATCGATCCCGTTACGACGGAAGCGGCAGCCGACCTCGGCGAAGCGCCGCGCAATGTCGTCGTACGCGAGACCCGCAACGGCAAGTTCCAGCAGACGGTCACCGTGGGACCGCATCAGATGCTGGCCGACGAGCCCGTTGCGGCCGGCGGCGAGGACAGCGGCGCCGGGCCTTATGACTTCGTGCTGGCCGGCCTCGGTGCCTGCACATCGATGACCATGCGCCTGTATGCCGACCGCAAGTCGCTGCCGCTCGAGCGCACAACAGTGACGCTGATGCACAGCAAGATTTATGCAGAAGATTGCGCAGAGTGCGAAACCAAGGCCGGCATGCTCGACCAGATCGAGCGGGTCATCACCATGGAAGGTCCGCTCGACGCCGAACAGCGAAAGAAACTGATGGAAATCGCCGACAAATGTCCGGTGCACCGCACCCTGACATCGGAGATTCATATCGTGACCAAAGCGGCGGATTGACGAACAGTCGAGCCGGCGTATCATCGGTTTTGTGAGGAGATGCCCATGCCTGCAGTGGCGCGCGTCGATCCGAAAACCGTTTTTTCAGCGCAGGAATGGAGCCGGTTGACGTCCCGCAGCTCGCTGCGGGGCATGTGGCTCGTGGCGCATGCCTGGGGCACCATTGCCGCGGCCATCGCGCTCGTCGCGCTGTGGCCGAATCCGCTGACATGGCTGATCGCCGTGATGATTGTCGGCACGCGGCAGCTCGGGCTCGCGATCCTGATGCATGAAGCAGCCCATGGCGGGCTTCACAGCAACAAGGCCATCAACGAATGGGTTGGCCAATGGCTGTGCGCGGTGCCCGTGGGCGCCGATCTCGGCAGCTATCGCTCCTATCATCTGCAGCACCACAAATTTACGCAGCAGCCGGAGGATCCCGATCTGTCATTGTCGGCGCCGTTCCCGATCACCAAAGACAGCTACACGCGCAAGGCGATCCGCGATCTGACCGGGCAGACATTCGTGAAACAGCGGCTGCCATTGTTCCTCTCGCTGTTCAGGCGCGACGACAGGGATGCGCCGGTCTCCCATGAGAGCTTCGTGTCAACCGGCCGCGACAAGATGGTTCGTTTTCTCGGGCTCAACGCCCTGCTGTTCGCGCTGTTCTGGCTGGCGGGCACGGGTATCTGGTATTGGGCGGTGTGGCTTGTTGCGATGGCGACGTGGCTATCGCTGGTCACGCGTATCAGAAACATCGCCGAACACGCCTGCACCTCCACCGGCGAAGACCCGTTCAGTCACGCCCGCACGACGCTCGCCAACCCGATCGAGCGGCTGTTGATCGCGCCCTATTGGGTGAACTATCACGCCGAGCATCATCTTTTCATGTATCTGCCATGCTACCGGCTTCCCGAAGCGCATCGGCTGCTGGTCGAGAAAGGCTTGATCCAGCGGATGGAAGTGCGCCCCGGATATCTCGACGTGATGCGGCTGGCGACGTCGAGCCAGCAAACCTGATCGCGCAATTTCAGGCCGACGCCAACGGCCTGATACGAAGTGCGCCGCGCAGGCCAGCGGCCGTACCCAGCATAATTCCGGCCACTGCAACGAATGACGCCAGCGCCAAGGTCGAGAGGCCGGTCAGGCCCTGCCCGACCGAGCAACCCAACGCCATCGCGCCACCCGCTCCCATCAGCACCGCGCCGCTGATCGAGCGCAGCATGTGGCTCGGCGAGGTATAGCCCTCCCAATGGAAGCGCTGCGTTGCCAGCGCCGTCACCAGGCTTCCAGTAAATACGCCGATGACCGTCACGATGGCGAAGTTCAGCGTCAGCCCCGTCGACAGCATCATGTATTGCAGCGTATCGGCGATCGGCGCGACAAAGGTGAGCGAGGTCACCGGCGCCGGGTTGAAGTCGTCGGCGCCGAGATAGCCGGTGGCGAACCATCCCGCGGCAATCAGCAGGCCGATAATGACGCCCGCCGCGATCTGACCCCAGGCGCGCTGGAACGGCGCATGTGCAAAGGCGAAAATGATCAAGCCGG is part of the Bradyrhizobium canariense genome and encodes:
- a CDS encoding alpha/beta hydrolase, producing MTTPFDAPDWRKMSQEDRDLGLNNSMAVAGSTELVTGWEQRSGDVRKRHAGHLDLRYGPRERNRIDFLKAAENAPTLLFIHGGYWQHRSKEVFTIFAEGSMAHGINVALIGYTLAPDATLDQIVAEIHAGIDYLTGQLPALGAAASGIVVSGWSAGGHLTSMALSHPKVRAGMAISGIYDLEPIRHSYLNVKLGLDEAMSCRNSPIMQADGPMKPLSLVVGSAELPLLRKQTADFAGHRARYGLPVTYEEIPGADHFTIMHEMMAAKGRITTLIRQLVERI
- a CDS encoding ferredoxin; the encoded protein is MPGKLKIHVDQDKCQGHARCKSLAPELFELDEFGNAHEVGDGTVPAGLEDKAWLAQTNCPEIAIEVTEE
- a CDS encoding amidase; amino-acid sequence: MADQGLVRETACAVVDKLNSGEVTPLDLLDVLEKRIAEVDDRVNALPTLCFDRARAHAKTLMKKPAGDRGLLAGLPIPIKDLTNVEGVLTTQGSPIYRNNVPARSDILVEHLENNGGIIYAKSNTPEFGAGANTFNEVFGATRNPWDTSRSAAGSSGGAAVALATGTAWLAHGSDMGGSLRNPASFCGVVGMRPSIGRVAHSPAFKIDRNLTVHGPMARNVEDLALLLDAMSGEHPADPLSLPLLPTSFLSAARSGKKPKRIAYSPDLGITPVDPEVAAITRKAAERFAEAGAIVEEAHPDLREAHECFHVLRAFDFAISKAALLRSKRDQLKPEVIWNIEEGLKLTVEQIERAEAQRVAMSARTLEFFNTYDLLLAPATIVPPFPVENRYVAECAGKKFDNYVEWLGIVYAITLVCCPALSLPCGFTASGLPVGLQVVAPPRGDAQLLAGAKVLEDILGVRGTTPIDPRAPK
- a CDS encoding cytochrome P450, whose product is MSDSTSATPEHPPVSDWVHDFDHTDPRWTENPFPIWEQLRSESPVVHTNRFLGCYLPTTYEAVKEIAYDTEHFSSRRVIVRDIRPKITNTAPPITSDPPEHKPAKQLLLPPFTPDAMKKLEPRVRAICNELIDEFIADGKCDAAARYTRHIPVRAIAHMLGIPEQDGDLFIKWIHEILELGIKDDDVLMRAVHEMTAYFAGHIEHRKQNPTDDLISTLMNARDKDGQPLSDMHVLGSLRLLLIAGIDTTWSAIGSSLWHLAKTPADRARLIAEPALMPTAIEELLRAYAPVTMAREVMKETVISGCPVKPGNMVLLSFPAANRDPAMFQDADKVVIDRKENRHAAFGLGIHRCVGSNLARMEMTVAIEEWLKRIPDFRLDPAGQVAWSEGTVRGPRRLPILFGNAG
- a CDS encoding fatty acid desaturase family protein, which gives rise to MPAVARVDPKTVFSAQEWSRLTSRSSLRGMWLVAHAWGTIAAAIALVALWPNPLTWLIAVMIVGTRQLGLAILMHEAAHGGLHSNKAINEWVGQWLCAVPVGADLGSYRSYHLQHHKFTQQPEDPDLSLSAPFPITKDSYTRKAIRDLTGQTFVKQRLPLFLSLFRRDDRDAPVSHESFVSTGRDKMVRFLGLNALLFALFWLAGTGIWYWAVWLVAMATWLSLVTRIRNIAEHACTSTGEDPFSHARTTLANPIERLLIAPYWVNYHAEHHLFMYLPCYRLPEAHRLLVEKGLIQRMEVRPGYLDVMRLATSSQQT
- a CDS encoding tartrate dehydrogenase; translated protein: MSNAKKQYRIAVIPGDGIGKEVVPEGLRVLEAAAKKHGVAVHFDHFDFASYDYYEKHGEMMPEDWKEKIGKHDAIYFGAVGWPAKIPDHISLWGSLIKFRREFDQYVNLRPVRLMPGVPSPLANRKPGDIDFWVVRENTEGEYSSVGGRMFPDTDREFVTQQTVMTRIGVDRILKFAFELAQSRPKKHLTSATKSNGISITMPYWDERVEAMAKSYPKVKWDKYHIDILTANFVLHPDWFDVVVGSNLFGDILSDLGPACTGTIGIAPSGNINPEGNFPSVFEPVHGSAPDIAGQGIANPIGMIWSGAMMLEHLGEKTAAASIVAAIERTLGERTLRTRDLGGNADTTACGKAVAEMVE
- a CDS encoding sulfite oxidase-like oxidoreductase, with amino-acid sequence MTDDNDQPPTSKLTRSKERWAREGRFLTGKTARPEEQRLPPGQHLTRDWPVLDLGLMPRISRERWRLDVYGAVANSIFWNWAEFTAQPQAQFLSDIHCVTTWSRYDNRWEGLATRDLLMACQPRDEARFVVLHSHDGYTTNLALEDFAAEDALLAHSWSGQPLEEEHGGPVRLVVPHLYFWKSAKWLQSIEFLGEDAPGYWEVRGYHHRGDPWQEQRYSGD
- a CDS encoding bifunctional alpha/beta hydrolase/OsmC family protein → MPHERFQFTGSEGQQLAAALDTPDGAIHAYALFAHCFTCGKDVLAAKRIAVALAAKGIAVLRFDFTGLGSSEGDFANSTFSSNVADLVRAADHLRQTRKAPAILIGHSLGGAAILAAAEHIPDAKAVVTIAAPSDPAHVTSLFKDSVEDIRKLGTVEVSLAGRPFRIKREFLDDIAEHGLMAHVAKLHKALLIMHAPADDTVSIDNATKIFVTAKHPKSFVSLADSDHLLTGKRDAAYVADVIAAWAERYIDPVTTEAAADLGEAPRNVVVRETRNGKFQQTVTVGPHQMLADEPVAAGGEDSGAGPYDFVLAGLGACTSMTMRLYADRKSLPLERTTVTLMHSKIYAEDCAECETKAGMLDQIERVITMEGPLDAEQRKKLMEIADKCPVHRTLTSEIHIVTKAAD
- a CDS encoding TetR/AcrR family transcriptional regulator; its protein translation is MSPQPARKSLNAYHHGDLRDALVRAALQEAERGGPEAISIKALAKNLGVSQPAPYRHFADREALLAAVTAEAFRQFNAVLRESVSRPSKRSKLSRIARATLEFGLRRNGIYRLMFASRTMACASKDSELHTAASETFELLLEAMEAPAVGLLRERHALIIWAALHGVVMLAEQGLLTGQAANVSREELVEDIVEQTKLALSAAIKAAGAARP
- a CDS encoding OmpW/AlkL family protein, which gives rise to MKIKTRTAVSSLALAAGLLGFAAAGSAADLPAAAPYVKAPAVEAWNPWMIRLRALGVITRDSGSVDQVPGSGVKTSDAVIPELDISYFFTRNIAAELILGATRHDVTGTGVPATAGLDVGKAWLLPPTLTLQYHFTEFGAFKPYIGAGVNYTVFFSQSAGNAFNNAGTIVTSSDLHNTAAPVAQIGFDYMIDQHVGLNVDIKKIWLRPDWSGTLAGTLPVTGKVNLDPWLIGTGITYKF
- a CDS encoding SDR family oxidoreductase; this encodes MDLHLRGKRVLITGASKGIGAAAAEAFAEEGCDLLLAARSGDQLKALTERLRSAHQIDASAHVVDLRKPEDIARLAQAASEIDILVNNAGDIPGGSIDKIDEATWRHAWELKVFGYINLTRAIYAQMKARGHGVIVNDIGAAGEKFDANYICGSAGNAALMAFTRALGGKSLADNIRVVGINPGPVGTDRHVTLLKTRAKNQFGDENRYKEFQKGLPLGRPAHAREIGDLMAFLASDRSGYTSGVIYTVDGGISAGWG